A single region of the Pseudomonas sp. GGS8 genome encodes:
- a CDS encoding DUF3301 domain-containing protein, translated as MLTLGNIFVFMLLATGGAWLWHNHGMRERALERVQQHCAKLRIELLDGNVALKKIAFIKDANGRRRLARVYNFEFTVTGETRHTGTITQFGAHSAQIELAPYPMPFDDTPPVVDVAKPSAEVIELSQWRQEHTKWRP; from the coding sequence ATGCTGACCCTCGGAAATATCTTCGTGTTTATGCTGCTCGCCACCGGTGGTGCGTGGCTGTGGCACAACCACGGCATGCGTGAACGCGCGCTGGAGCGGGTTCAGCAGCATTGTGCCAAGCTGCGGATCGAGTTGCTGGACGGCAACGTGGCCTTGAAAAAGATCGCTTTCATTAAAGACGCTAACGGCCGTCGGCGCCTGGCCCGTGTGTATAACTTCGAGTTCACCGTGACCGGCGAAACCCGCCACACCGGCACCATCACTCAGTTCGGTGCCCATAGCGCACAGATCGAGCTCGCGCCCTACCCGATGCCGTTCGACGACACTCCGCCGGTGGTCGACGTCGCAAAACCCAGCGCCGAGGTGATTGAGTTGAGCCAGTGGCGGCAAGAGCACACCAAGTGGCGACCTTGA
- the pdxY gene encoding pyridoxal kinase PdxY produces MKRTPHLLAIQSHVVFGHAGNSAAVFPMQRAGVNVWPLNTVQFSNHTQYGQWAGEVLAPHQIPELVEGIAAIGELGNCDAVLSGYLGSAAQGRAILAGVERIKSINPKALYLCDPVMGHPEKGCSVPAEVSDFLLEEAAAMADFMCPNQLELNSFSGRKAQSLFDCLAMARALLARGPKAVLVKHLDYPGKLADGFEMLLVTAEGSWHLRRPLLAFPRQPVGVGDLTSGLFLARVLLGDSLVSAFEFTAAAVHEVLLETQACASYELELVRAQDRIAHPRVRFEATAISL; encoded by the coding sequence ATGAAACGTACGCCCCATCTGCTCGCCATCCAGTCCCACGTGGTGTTCGGCCATGCTGGCAACAGCGCCGCGGTATTCCCGATGCAGCGGGCCGGGGTAAACGTCTGGCCACTCAATACCGTGCAGTTCTCCAACCACACACAGTATGGTCAGTGGGCCGGGGAAGTGCTGGCCCCGCATCAGATTCCGGAATTGGTGGAAGGCATCGCGGCGATTGGCGAACTGGGCAACTGCGATGCCGTGTTGTCCGGCTACCTCGGCAGCGCGGCCCAGGGTCGGGCGATTCTGGCGGGGGTGGAGCGAATCAAATCGATCAACCCGAAAGCCTTATACCTCTGCGATCCGGTGATGGGCCATCCGGAGAAGGGCTGCAGCGTTCCAGCCGAAGTCAGCGATTTCCTGCTCGAAGAGGCTGCGGCGATGGCCGATTTCATGTGCCCGAATCAGTTGGAGCTGAACAGCTTCTCGGGGCGCAAGGCGCAGTCACTGTTCGATTGCCTGGCCATGGCGAGGGCGCTGCTGGCGCGCGGTCCGAAGGCGGTACTGGTCAAGCATCTCGACTATCCCGGCAAACTGGCGGATGGCTTCGAGATGTTGCTGGTGACCGCTGAAGGCAGCTGGCACTTGCGTCGGCCGTTGCTGGCGTTTCCGCGTCAGCCGGTGGGCGTTGGGGATCTGACTTCCGGGTTGTTCCTGGCGCGCGTGCTGCTGGGTGACAGTCTGGTGAGCGCCTTCGAATTCACCGCGGCGGCAGTGCACGAAGTGCTGCTGGAAACTCAGGCTTGCGCCAGCTATGAGCTGGAACTGGTGCGGGCGCAGGACCGGATCGCCCATCCCCGGGTGCGGTTCGAGGCGACCGCGATCAGTCTTTAA
- a CDS encoding acyl-CoA thioesterase: MEPGNAQLSMTVLMTPDMANFSGNVHGGTLLKYLDEVAYACASRYAGRYVVTLSVDQVIFREPIHVGELVTFLASVNYTGNTSMEVGIKVVTENIRERSVRHTNSCFFTMVAVDDQRKPAAVPPLQPQHSEDKRRYMQAQQRRQIRQELEKRYQEIKGDA; encoded by the coding sequence ATGGAACCCGGAAACGCCCAGCTGTCGATGACGGTATTGATGACCCCCGACATGGCCAACTTCTCTGGCAATGTCCACGGTGGCACCCTGCTCAAATACCTCGATGAAGTGGCCTACGCTTGCGCCAGCCGGTATGCCGGCCGTTACGTAGTGACCTTGTCGGTAGATCAGGTGATCTTCCGCGAGCCGATTCACGTCGGTGAGCTGGTGACCTTTCTGGCCTCGGTCAACTACACCGGCAATACCTCGATGGAGGTGGGCATCAAGGTCGTGACCGAGAACATTCGCGAACGCTCGGTGCGCCACACCAACAGCTGCTTCTTCACCATGGTCGCGGTGGATGACCAGCGCAAACCGGCCGCCGTCCCGCCGCTGCAACCGCAGCACAGCGAAGACAAGCGTCGGTACATGCAGGCCCAGCAGCGTCGGCAGATTCGTCAGGAACTGGAAAAGCGCTATCAGGAAATCAAGGGCGACGCCTGA
- a CDS encoding cation:proton antiporter translates to MHAISFIQDLAVIMLIAGVVTVLFHRLKQPVVLGYIVAGFIIGPHTPPFGLIHDEETIKTLAELGVIFLMFCLGLEFSLRKLFNVGATAFIAAFLEIVLMIWIGYEIGRWFDWNTMDSLFLGAILAISSTTIIVKALNDLKMKNERFAQLIFGVLIVEDILGIGIIALLSSIAVSGTVSSGEVFSTVGKLSLFMIVALVIGILLVPRLLAYVAKFESNEMLLITVLGLCFGFCLLVVKLEYSMVLGAFLIGAIMAESRQLLKIEQLIEPVRDLFSAIFFVAIGLMLDPMILLQYAWPIAVITVAVVLGKMLSCGLGAFIAGNDGRTSLRVGMGLSQIGEFSFIIAALGMTLQVTSSFLYPVAVAVSVITTLLTPYLIRAADPLSIKLAAVMPQRLGRVLGMYGEWLRSIQPQGEGALLASMIRRILLQVGVNLALVIAIFLSGAFFAERMSVYLQDWISNPSWQKALIWGGALLLSLPFLIAAYRKLKALSMLLAEIGVKAEMAGRHTQRVRRVIAEVIPILSLLVIFLLLAALSASILPTNKLLVLIVVVAAAVAALLWRWFIRVHTRMQVALLETLDNHKDSSSH, encoded by the coding sequence ATGCATGCCATCAGTTTCATTCAGGATCTGGCAGTGATCATGTTGATCGCGGGTGTGGTGACCGTGCTCTTTCACCGTCTCAAACAACCGGTGGTGCTTGGCTACATCGTCGCCGGTTTCATCATCGGCCCGCACACGCCGCCGTTCGGCCTGATCCACGACGAAGAAACCATCAAGACCCTCGCCGAGCTCGGGGTGATTTTCCTGATGTTCTGCCTGGGGCTGGAGTTCAGCCTGCGCAAGCTGTTCAACGTCGGCGCCACGGCATTTATCGCGGCCTTCCTGGAAATCGTCCTGATGATCTGGATCGGCTACGAAATCGGCCGCTGGTTCGACTGGAATACCATGGACTCGCTATTCCTCGGCGCGATCCTGGCCATTTCCTCGACCACCATCATCGTCAAAGCGCTCAACGACCTGAAAATGAAGAACGAGCGTTTTGCGCAGTTGATCTTCGGCGTTCTGATCGTCGAAGACATCCTCGGTATCGGCATCATCGCCTTGCTGTCGAGCATCGCGGTCAGCGGCACCGTCAGTTCCGGCGAAGTGTTTTCCACGGTCGGCAAGCTTTCCCTGTTCATGATTGTCGCACTGGTCATCGGCATTCTGCTGGTGCCGCGACTACTGGCCTATGTGGCGAAATTCGAAAGCAACGAGATGCTGCTGATCACCGTGCTGGGCCTGTGTTTCGGCTTCTGCCTGCTGGTGGTCAAGCTTGAATACAGCATGGTCCTCGGTGCATTCCTGATCGGCGCGATCATGGCCGAATCGCGCCAGCTGCTGAAAATCGAGCAGTTGATCGAGCCGGTTCGCGACCTGTTCAGTGCCATCTTCTTCGTCGCCATCGGCCTGATGCTCGACCCGATGATCCTGCTGCAATACGCCTGGCCGATTGCGGTGATCACTGTGGCGGTGGTGCTGGGCAAGATGCTGTCCTGCGGCCTCGGCGCGTTTATCGCCGGCAATGACGGACGCACTTCACTGCGCGTGGGAATGGGGCTTTCACAGATTGGCGAATTCTCTTTCATCATCGCCGCGCTGGGCATGACGCTGCAGGTCACCAGCAGCTTTCTCTATCCGGTGGCTGTGGCCGTCTCGGTGATCACCACGCTGCTGACCCCGTATCTGATCCGCGCGGCCGATCCGCTGTCGATCAAGCTTGCTGCCGTGATGCCGCAGCGTCTGGGCCGTGTGCTGGGGATGTATGGCGAATGGCTGCGCAGTATTCAGCCTCAGGGCGAGGGCGCACTGCTGGCGTCGATGATTCGGCGGATTCTGTTGCAGGTGGGGGTCAATCTGGCGCTGGTGATTGCGATCTTTCTATCGGGCGCCTTCTTCGCCGAGCGCATGTCCGTTTACCTGCAAGACTGGATCAGCAACCCGAGCTGGCAGAAAGCGTTGATTTGGGGTGGGGCATTGCTGTTGTCGCTGCCGTTCCTGATCGCCGCCTATCGCAAGCTCAAGGCGCTGTCGATGCTGCTGGCAGAAATTGGGGTGAAGGCGGAGATGGCCGGCCGCCACACACAGCGAGTGCGTCGGGTGATCGCCGAAGTGATCCCGATCCTCTCGCTGTTGGTGATTTTCCTGCTGCTGGCAGCCTTGTCGGCCAGTATTCTGCCGACCAACAAGTTGCTGGTGCTGATTGTCGTGGTCGCGGCGGCAGTGGCGGCGCTGCTCTGGCGCTGGTTCATCCGCGTGCATACGCGGATGCAGGTGGCCTTGCTGGAAACCCTGGATAACCACAAGGACTCCTCAAGCCACTGA
- a CDS encoding SMI1/KNR4 family protein, with protein MEEIIEQLREANEPVPVPLELPDEDLLVEIEEQLFIDIPFVFREFLLTVSDVVYGSLEPVTVTDPQSHTYLPDVAANAWDAGVDRSLIPICQDGDNYYCVEEDGTVVLWLAEEELLAEETWESVWHWARDVWLES; from the coding sequence GTGGAAGAAATCATCGAACAACTGCGTGAAGCCAACGAACCGGTACCGGTCCCCTTGGAGTTGCCCGACGAAGATCTGCTGGTAGAAATCGAAGAACAACTGTTCATCGACATTCCCTTCGTATTCAGAGAATTCCTGCTGACCGTCAGCGACGTGGTCTACGGCAGCCTGGAGCCGGTGACCGTCACCGACCCGCAATCCCACACCTACCTGCCGGACGTTGCCGCCAACGCCTGGGACGCTGGTGTTGATCGCAGCCTGATCCCGATCTGCCAGGACGGCGACAACTACTACTGCGTCGAAGAAGACGGCACCGTGGTGTTGTGGCTGGCCGAAGAAGAGTTACTCGCCGAAGAAACCTGGGAATCGGTTTGGCACTGGGCACGGGACGTCTGGCTGGAAAGCTGA
- a CDS encoding Tim44 domain-containing protein, translating into MKRFLSIAMALCIGLTMSLDANAKRFGGGKSVGAAPTHQTSQMAPSSPGVGGAAATAGAAGAAGAAAKAGGASRWLGPLAGIAAGGLLASMFMGGGFQGMQIFDILIMAVIAFLIFRFIAARRRKQQEHMAPAGAPMQREVFEQKPAMGSIFGGSAAPVAARPVINAPAWFNEERFVEAARNHFQSLQQHWDANEMNKIAEFVTPQLLEFLKRERADLGDGFQSTYIDNLQVQLDGVDDRADKTIATLTFSGVSKTSRFDQGEVFSESWNMERPQGENQPWLVAGIRQNG; encoded by the coding sequence ATGAAACGTTTTCTTAGCATCGCCATGGCGTTGTGCATCGGCCTGACGATGAGCCTGGACGCCAACGCCAAGCGCTTTGGTGGCGGCAAGAGTGTCGGCGCTGCGCCGACTCACCAGACCAGCCAAATGGCTCCTTCTTCTCCTGGCGTGGGCGGTGCAGCCGCCACTGCCGGCGCGGCCGGTGCCGCTGGCGCTGCCGCCAAGGCCGGCGGTGCTTCGCGCTGGCTCGGCCCTCTGGCCGGTATCGCGGCCGGTGGCCTGCTGGCCTCCATGTTCATGGGCGGCGGCTTCCAGGGCATGCAGATCTTCGACATCCTGATCATGGCGGTCATCGCTTTCCTGATCTTCCGCTTCATTGCCGCTCGTCGTCGCAAGCAACAGGAGCACATGGCTCCGGCCGGCGCGCCGATGCAGCGTGAAGTATTCGAACAGAAGCCAGCCATGGGTTCGATCTTCGGCGGTTCGGCTGCACCTGTTGCCGCGCGCCCGGTGATCAATGCTCCGGCCTGGTTCAACGAAGAACGCTTCGTTGAAGCCGCACGCAACCATTTCCAGTCCCTGCAACAGCACTGGGACGCCAACGAAATGAACAAGATCGCCGAGTTCGTGACCCCGCAACTGCTGGAGTTCCTCAAGCGCGAACGTGCCGACCTGGGCGACGGGTTCCAGTCGACCTACATCGACAACCTCCAGGTACAACTGGACGGCGTTGATGACCGTGCGGACAAGACCATCGCCACCCTGACCTTCAGCGGCGTGTCGAAGACCTCGCGTTTCGACCAGGGCGAAGTGTTCAGCGAAAGCTGGAACATGGAGCGTCCACAGGGCGAAAACCAGCCTTGGCTGGTAGCGGGTATCCGCCAGAACGGCTGA
- a CDS encoding EamA family transporter → MGSGFFSSWTFWALMSAAFAAMTAIFAKIGIENVNSDFATLLRTMVVLVSLALILYATGQYQSLGSISARSYLFLLLSGLATGASWICYFRALKLGPASLVAPVDKLSVVLVAVLGVILLGEKLDLRQWGGIGLITAGVVMLALRR, encoded by the coding sequence ATGGGCTCGGGTTTCTTTTCTTCCTGGACATTCTGGGCCCTGATGTCGGCGGCGTTTGCCGCCATGACCGCGATTTTCGCCAAAATCGGCATCGAAAACGTTAACTCGGACTTCGCCACGCTGCTGCGCACGATGGTGGTTTTGGTCAGCCTGGCCTTGATTTTGTACGCCACGGGCCAATATCAGTCTTTAGGATCGATCTCGGCCAGGAGCTACCTGTTCCTGCTGTTGTCGGGACTGGCCACTGGTGCCTCGTGGATCTGCTACTTCCGCGCGCTGAAACTGGGGCCGGCCTCGTTGGTCGCTCCAGTGGACAAGCTCAGCGTGGTGCTGGTGGCGGTGCTCGGCGTAATCCTGCTGGGCGAAAAACTCGACCTGCGCCAATGGGGTGGAATTGGCCTGATTACGGCCGGTGTGGTCATGCTGGCGCTGCGGCGCTAA
- the uvrD gene encoding DNA helicase II produces MRDDLSLLLNSLNDAQRQAVAASVGRQLVLAGAGSGKTRVLVHRIAWLIQVENASPHSILSVTFTNKAAAEMRHRIEQLMGINPAGMWVGTFHGLAHRLLRAHWQEAGLSQTFQILDSDDQQRLVKRVIRELGLDEQRWPARQAQWFINGQKDEGLRPQHIQASGDLFLATMRSIYEAYEAACLRAGVIDFSELLLRALDLWRDHPGLLAHYQKRFRHILVDEFQDTNAVQYAWLRLLAKGGDSLMVVGDDDQSIYGWRGAKIENIYQYSDDFPDAEIIRLEQNYRSTAGILKAANALIANNTGRMGKELWTDGGEGEAINLYAAFNEHDEARYVVETIESALKTGLARSDIAILYRSNAQSRVLEEALLRERIPYRIYGGQRFFERAEIKNAMAYLRLLEGRGNDAALERVINVPARGIGEKTVEAIRDHARHSDVSMWEAMRQLVANKGLTGRAAGALGAFMELIENLAAKCLEMPLHLMTQTVIEQSGLIAYHQAEKGEKGQARVENLEELVSAARNFENPEEDEEQSPLAAFLGHASLEAGDTQADEHEDSIQLMTLHSAKGLEFPYVFLVGMEEGLFPHKMSLEEPGRLEEERRLAYVGITRAMQNLVLTYAETRRLYGSETYNKVSRFVREVPKGLIQEVRLSNSVSRPFGGGQQQSSSSLFGGSEIPDTGFSLGQTVRHSVFGDGVILNFEGAGAQARVQVNFSEGSKWLMLGYAKLEAI; encoded by the coding sequence ATGCGCGATGATCTCTCCCTTCTGCTGAACTCCCTCAACGATGCCCAACGCCAGGCCGTAGCTGCCTCCGTGGGTCGTCAGTTGGTCCTGGCCGGTGCTGGCTCCGGTAAAACCCGAGTGCTGGTGCACCGTATCGCCTGGTTGATCCAGGTCGAAAACGCCTCGCCCCACTCCATTCTGTCGGTGACCTTCACCAACAAGGCCGCTGCCGAGATGCGTCATCGCATCGAGCAGCTGATGGGTATCAACCCGGCCGGCATGTGGGTCGGCACCTTCCACGGCCTGGCGCACCGCTTATTGCGGGCGCACTGGCAGGAAGCGGGCCTGAGCCAGACCTTCCAGATTCTCGACAGTGATGACCAGCAACGGCTAGTCAAGCGGGTGATCCGCGAACTGGGCCTGGACGAGCAACGCTGGCCGGCCCGGCAGGCTCAGTGGTTCATCAATGGGCAGAAAGACGAAGGTCTGCGCCCGCAACATATTCAAGCCAGCGGCGATCTGTTCCTGGCGACCATGCGCAGCATTTATGAAGCCTACGAGGCTGCGTGCCTGCGGGCCGGCGTCATCGACTTCTCCGAACTGCTGCTGCGCGCCCTGGATCTGTGGCGCGACCACCCGGGGCTGCTCGCCCATTATCAGAAACGCTTCCGGCACATTCTGGTGGACGAGTTCCAGGACACCAACGCCGTGCAGTACGCCTGGTTGCGTCTGCTGGCCAAGGGTGGCGACAGCCTGATGGTGGTCGGTGACGACGATCAGTCGATCTACGGCTGGCGCGGCGCGAAAATCGAGAATATCTATCAGTATTCCGACGACTTCCCGGATGCCGAGATCATTCGCCTGGAGCAGAACTACCGCTCCACCGCCGGGATCCTCAAGGCCGCCAACGCCCTGATCGCCAACAACACCGGGCGCATGGGCAAAGAGCTGTGGACCGATGGCGGCGAAGGCGAAGCGATCAATCTGTACGCCGCGTTCAACGAACACGACGAAGCACGCTACGTGGTTGAAACCATTGAAAGCGCGCTGAAAACCGGCTTGGCTCGCAGTGATATCGCGATTCTGTACCGCTCCAACGCCCAATCGCGCGTTTTGGAAGAAGCCTTGCTGCGCGAACGCATCCCATACCGCATTTATGGCGGTCAGCGCTTCTTCGAACGGGCAGAAATCAAGAACGCCATGGCGTACCTGCGTTTGCTGGAAGGCCGTGGCAACGATGCGGCCCTGGAGCGGGTGATCAACGTTCCGGCCCGTGGCATCGGCGAAAAGACCGTCGAAGCGATTCGTGATCATGCACGCCACAGCGATGTGTCGATGTGGGAAGCCATGCGTCAGCTGGTGGCCAACAAGGGCCTGACCGGTCGCGCCGCCGGCGCCCTTGGGGCGTTTATGGAGCTGATCGAGAACCTCGCCGCCAAGTGCTTGGAAATGCCGCTGCACCTGATGACCCAGACCGTCATCGAGCAGTCGGGGCTGATCGCCTACCACCAAGCGGAAAAAGGCGAGAAAGGCCAGGCCCGGGTAGAAAACCTTGAGGAACTGGTCAGCGCCGCGCGCAACTTCGAAAACCCGGAAGAGGACGAAGAGCAATCGCCACTGGCGGCGTTCCTCGGCCACGCCTCGCTGGAGGCCGGGGACACCCAGGCCGACGAGCACGAAGACAGCATTCAGCTAATGACTCTGCACAGCGCCAAGGGCCTGGAATTCCCTTACGTGTTCCTGGTGGGCATGGAAGAAGGCCTGTTTCCGCACAAGATGAGCCTGGAAGAACCCGGACGTCTTGAAGAAGAGCGTCGTCTGGCCTACGTCGGTATCACCCGGGCGATGCAGAACCTGGTGCTGACGTACGCGGAAACCCGGCGCCTGTACGGCAGCGAGACCTACAACAAGGTGTCGCGTTTCGTACGTGAAGTGCCGAAAGGCCTGATCCAGGAAGTACGACTGTCCAACAGCGTCAGCCGTCCGTTCGGTGGTGGCCAGCAGCAGAGTTCCAGCAGTTTGTTCGGCGGCAGCGAGATCCCGGATACCGGGTTCAGCCTCGGCCAGACTGTGCGGCACTCGGTGTTCGGCGACGGCGTGATCCTGAATTTCGAAGGGGCCGGCGCTCAGGCGCGGGTGCAGGTGAACTTCAGCGAAGGCAGCAAGTGGCTGATGCTCGGTTATGCGAAGCTGGAAGCAATCTAA
- a CDS encoding EAL domain-containing protein, which produces MTLSSDLSGPSVEPRAIRKQYAMEMAVERTRLLYQGSLLPTLFMLINGLVCAGLLWSPQRYFVVSVWLIWLLSLVALRVIQVAAFDSAIPNRQAHPIWRRMFLLGSAMTGLTLAGAGIALVPADNFIQQAWVFGLIGAAALSASVAYAVSLPAFLSFTLPCLLPAIGYLFWGGDEQAQGWGWFGLILLGSLSVVAWQVNRLIDQGLLRRFQNQALIEHLQQAQSRSEQLNHELAKEIEQRRRAEDELRETQVDLEHRVALRSLELDAANQALSKSEARLALALKASELGLWDWNLQTDEVHHTQLQELFGLEPEYVTAMLRHLKPRLHPDDLPALKRALVEHLKGRTEDYQIEYRVRHGDGHWVWIEDRGRAVERSENGRVIRMVGTRRDISASKGLEEQRQLAATVFEAASEGIVIFDPDYALIAVNQAFSRVTGYEIDDMLGRNVVDLPCSRDARRHYAAIRQALEQHGSWQGELVETRKNGELYPQWLQLNAVRDMRGNVSHIVGFFADLSARRESEERMRYLTHYDELTGLANRSLFRERLSEAHQRMRQGGRRSLALLHINLDRFKLLNDSLGHDIADQLLQKMAQRLVNALPEADTIARLSGDEFAVLFDAYGNLSSLARVATRLSAKLRLPITVEGHELVMSASMGISLLPDTAREISALVSQSNMAMQHAKHLGGNNFQFYTDSLQASTLERLQLENQLRKAIEEKQLKVFYQPKLCLATGRLNAAEALVRWDHPTLGRVPPGDFIGLAEETGLIGAIGEFVLRQACWQACEWQRQGLEPIRVSVNLSVHQLRQGKLVSLVRQVLEETGLAPHYLELELTESQLLDSVEHIIATFQQLRDLGVKLAIDDFGTGYSSLSYLKRIPVDYVKIDQAFIRGLGESSEDAAITRAIIAMAHGLSLKVVAEGVERPEQLEFLKVERCDEVQGYLISRPVDADGLGSLLREQFSE; this is translated from the coding sequence ATGACCCTCAGCTCCGACCTGTCGGGCCCCTCCGTGGAGCCTCGGGCTATCCGCAAACAGTACGCCATGGAGATGGCGGTCGAACGCACGCGTCTGCTGTATCAGGGCTCGCTGTTGCCGACGCTGTTCATGCTGATCAACGGTCTGGTCTGCGCCGGGTTGCTCTGGAGCCCGCAACGCTACTTCGTGGTCAGCGTCTGGCTGATCTGGTTGTTGTCGCTGGTGGCGTTGCGAGTGATTCAGGTTGCGGCGTTCGATTCGGCGATTCCCAACCGTCAGGCCCATCCGATCTGGCGTCGCATGTTCCTGCTCGGTTCGGCGATGACTGGCCTGACCCTGGCCGGTGCCGGTATTGCGCTGGTGCCCGCTGACAATTTCATCCAGCAAGCCTGGGTATTCGGTCTGATCGGCGCCGCAGCCCTTTCGGCCAGCGTCGCTTATGCGGTCAGCCTGCCAGCATTTCTATCCTTTACCTTGCCCTGTCTGTTGCCCGCCATCGGCTATCTGTTCTGGGGCGGCGATGAACAAGCGCAGGGCTGGGGCTGGTTCGGGCTGATTCTGCTGGGCTCGTTGAGCGTGGTCGCCTGGCAGGTCAATCGGCTGATCGATCAGGGTTTGTTGCGGCGTTTTCAAAATCAAGCGCTGATCGAGCACTTGCAGCAGGCACAAAGTCGCAGCGAGCAACTCAATCACGAACTGGCCAAGGAAATTGAACAACGTCGTCGCGCCGAAGACGAATTGCGCGAAACCCAGGTCGATCTCGAACATCGGGTCGCCCTGCGCAGTCTGGAGCTGGACGCGGCCAATCAGGCCTTGAGCAAGAGCGAAGCGCGGCTGGCGCTGGCGTTAAAGGCGAGCGAGCTCGGTTTGTGGGACTGGAACCTGCAGACCGACGAAGTCCATCACACACAGCTTCAGGAGTTGTTCGGGCTGGAGCCGGAATACGTGACGGCGATGCTCCGCCACCTTAAACCGAGGCTGCACCCCGACGACTTGCCAGCGCTGAAGCGGGCGCTGGTCGAGCATTTGAAGGGCCGCACCGAGGACTATCAAATCGAATACCGCGTTCGGCATGGCGATGGCCACTGGGTGTGGATCGAGGACCGTGGTCGAGCGGTCGAGCGCAGCGAAAACGGCCGGGTAATCCGCATGGTTGGTACGCGTCGCGATATCAGTGCCAGCAAGGGCCTGGAAGAACAGCGCCAACTGGCAGCGACGGTGTTCGAGGCGGCGAGCGAGGGTATTGTGATTTTCGACCCGGATTACGCACTTATCGCGGTCAATCAGGCTTTCAGTCGGGTGACAGGCTATGAAATCGACGACATGCTTGGGCGCAACGTGGTCGATTTGCCCTGCAGCCGCGACGCCCGTCGGCATTACGCGGCAATTCGCCAGGCGCTGGAGCAGCACGGTAGTTGGCAGGGCGAGTTGGTCGAGACCCGCAAGAATGGCGAGTTGTATCCGCAATGGCTGCAGCTGAATGCCGTGCGCGATATGCGGGGAAATGTAAGCCATATTGTTGGCTTCTTCGCCGACTTGTCTGCTCGGCGTGAATCCGAAGAACGTATGCGCTACCTCACCCATTACGACGAGCTAACGGGGCTGGCCAACCGTTCGTTGTTCCGTGAACGACTGAGCGAGGCTCATCAGCGGATGCGTCAGGGCGGTCGGCGCAGCCTGGCGTTGCTGCACATCAATCTGGATCGCTTCAAGCTGCTCAACGACAGCCTCGGACACGACATCGCCGATCAGCTGTTACAGAAAATGGCCCAGCGGTTGGTCAATGCGCTGCCGGAAGCGGACACCATTGCCCGGTTGTCCGGCGATGAATTTGCGGTGTTGTTCGATGCTTACGGCAACCTGTCGAGTCTGGCGCGGGTGGCGACCCGATTGTCGGCCAAGTTGCGTTTGCCGATCACCGTCGAGGGTCATGAGCTGGTGATGAGCGCATCGATGGGCATCAGCCTGTTGCCGGACACCGCTCGGGAGATTTCCGCGCTGGTCAGCCAATCGAACATGGCCATGCAGCATGCCAAACACTTGGGCGGCAACAACTTCCAGTTCTACACCGACAGTTTGCAAGCCAGCACGCTCGAGCGTTTGCAGCTTGAGAACCAGTTGCGCAAAGCCATCGAAGAAAAGCAGTTGAAGGTGTTTTATCAACCGAAACTCTGTCTCGCCACCGGCCGGCTGAATGCCGCCGAGGCGTTGGTGCGCTGGGATCACCCGACCCTGGGCCGAGTGCCGCCGGGGGACTTCATTGGTTTGGCCGAGGAAACCGGGCTGATCGGCGCTATCGGTGAGTTCGTATTGCGTCAGGCCTGCTGGCAAGCCTGTGAGTGGCAGCGTCAGGGACTTGAGCCGATTCGGGTGTCGGTCAATCTGTCGGTGCATCAACTGCGCCAGGGAAAACTGGTCAGCCTGGTGCGTCAGGTGCTGGAGGAAACCGGTCTGGCGCCGCACTACCTGGAACTGGAACTTACCGAGAGCCAGTTGCTGGACAGCGTCGAGCACATCATCGCGACCTTCCAACAATTGCGCGATCTGGGGGTGAAGCTGGCGATCGACGATTTTGGTACCGGTTATTCGTCTCTGAGCTACCTCAAGCGTATCCCGGTGGATTACGTGAAGATCGATCAGGCATTTATCCGTGGGCTGGGGGAGAGCAGCGAAGATGCGGCGATCACCCGGGCAATCATTGCCATGGCTCACGGGCTGTCGTTGAAAGTGGTGGCTGAAGGCGTCGAACGGCCGGAGCAGCTGGAGTTTCTGAAGGTCGAGCGTTGCGATGAGGTGCAGGGTTATCTGATCAGTCGTCCGGTCGATGCAGATGGATTGGGCAGTCTGCTGCGAGAGCAATTCTCTGAGTGA